The DNA region TGACGCACGTCTGCGAGGTGAAGGACGGCGCGGTGGAGCGGTACACCATCCGGCCCGAGGACCTGGGGCTGCCGCGGCGCGACGCCGCCGAGCTCGCCGGCGGCGACGCGGCGGCGAACGCCCGCATCGTCACCCACGTGCTGGAGGGGCAGCAGGGCGGGCCGCGCGACGCGGTGCTCGCGAACGCCGCCGCCGCGCTGGTCTGCGCCGGCGCCGCCACCGACCTGCGCGACGGCGTGGCGCGCGCCGCCCGGTCCATCGACTCGGGCGCCGCCCGCGAGAAGCTGCGGCAGCTGGTGGCCGCCACCACGGTGCCGGCGTGACCGTCCTCGACGGCATCCTGGCCCGCAAGGTGGACGAGGTGGCCGCCCGCCGCGCGGTCCTGCCCGACGCGGTGCTGGCCGCCCGCGCCGCCGCCGCCCCGCCGCCGCGCGGGTTCGAGGCGGCGCTCTCGCCCCGCGGCGGCCCGCTGCGCGTCATCGCCGAGGTGAAGCGCGCCAGCCCCTCCGCCGGCCCCATCCGCGCCGGCCTCGACGCCGTCGCGCAGGCGCGCCGCTACGCCGCCGCCGGCGCCGCGGCGATCTCGGTGCTCACCGACGGCCCCGGCTTCGGCGGCTCGCTCGAGGATCTCGTGACGGTGCGGGCCGCGGTGGACGTGCCGCTGCTCCGCAAGGACTTCGTGGTGGACCGCTACCAGCTCCTCGAGGCGCGCGCCGCCGGCGCGGACGCGGCGCTGCTCATCGTGGCCGGGCTCGCGCAGGACGACCTGCGGCGGCTGCTGGACGCCTGCGGCGAGCTGGGGCTCGCGGCGCTGGTCGAGGTCCACGACGCCGCCGAGGCGGAGCGCGCGCTCGCGGCCGGGGCGCGCGTCGTGGGCGTCAACAACCGCAACCTGCACACCTTCCACGTGGACCTGGCCGTCTCCGAGCGCATCCTGCCGTCCCTGCCGGCGGCGGTGAAGGGCGTGGCGGAGAGCGGCGTGCGCACCCCGGAGGACGCGGCCCGGCTGCGCCGCGCCGGGGCCGCGAACCTGCTGGTGGGCGAGGCGCTGGTGCGCGCCGAGGACCCGGCCGCGCTGCTGCGCGCGCTGGGCGAGGCGTGATGGCCCTCCCGCCCCGGGTGAAGATCTGCGGCGTGACCCGGCTCGAGGACGCGCTCGAGGCGGCCCGGCTGGGCGCGGACGCGATCGGCTTCAACTTCTGGCCGCGCTCGAAGCGCCACCTGCCGCCCGCCGCGGCGCGCGCGCTGGTGGCCCGGCTGCCGCCGTTCGTGACGGCCGTGGGCGTGTTCGTGGATCCCACGCGCGAGGAGCTGCTCGCGGCGATGGCCGCGTCCGGCGCGCAGGTCGCGCAGCTCCACGGGGACGAGCCGCCGGAGCTGCTCGAGGGGCTGCCGTTCCCGGTGGTGAAGGCCATCCGCGTGGGCGGGCCCGAGGCGCTCGACCAGCTCGCGCGCTACCCGGGCGCGGCCGGCTTCCTGCTCGACTCCGCCTCGCCGGGCTACGGCGGCAGCGGGGTCGCGTTCGACTGGGCGCTCGCGGCGCGCGCCGTGGAGCGGACCGCGGTCGTGCTGGCGGGCGGGCTCACCCCGGCCAACGTGGCGGACGCGATCCGCGCGGTGCGGCCCTGGGCGGTGGACGTGGCGAGCGGCGTCGAGGCGGCGCCCGGCGTGAAGGATCGGCAGCTCATGGCGCGGTTCGTCCGCGCGGCGAAGGAGACGACGTGAAGACCGCAGCCCTCCCCGACGAGCGGGGGCGCTTCGGCGCCTTCGGCGGGCGCTTCGTGCCCGAGACCCTGGTGCCGGCGCTGGACGAGCTCGAGCAAGCCTGGCGCGAGGCGCGGGCCGACCCGGCGTTCCAGGCGGAGCTGGACGAGCTGCTCCGGCGCTACGCCGGGCGCGAGACCCCGGTGTCCGAGGCGCCGCGCATGAGCGCCGACGTGGGCGGCTGCCGCGTGCTGCTGAAGCGCGAGGACCTGTGCCACACCGGCTCGCACAAGCTCAACAACACGCTCGGCCAGATCCTGCTCGCCCGCCGCATGGGCAAGAAGCGGATCATCGCCGAGACCGGCGCCGGCCAGCACGGCGTCGCCACCGCCACCGCCGCGGCGCTGTTCGGCCTGCCCTGCGAGGTCTACCAGGGCGCGGTGGACGTGGAGCGGCAGGCGCTCAACGTCTTCAGGATGCAGCTGCTCAGCGCGCGCGTCATCCCGGTGACGTCCGGCTCGGCGACGCTCAAGGACGCGATGAACGAGGCGCTGCGCGACTGGGTCACCAACGTCCGCGACACGCACTACATCATCGGCTCGGTGGCCGGCCCGCACCCCTACCCGGCCA from Anaeromyxobacter dehalogenans 2CP-C includes:
- the trpC gene encoding indole-3-glycerol phosphate synthase TrpC, with the protein product MTVLDGILARKVDEVAARRAVLPDAVLAARAAAAPPPRGFEAALSPRGGPLRVIAEVKRASPSAGPIRAGLDAVAQARRYAAAGAAAISVLTDGPGFGGSLEDLVTVRAAVDVPLLRKDFVVDRYQLLEARAAGADAALLIVAGLAQDDLRRLLDACGELGLAALVEVHDAAEAERALAAGARVVGVNNRNLHTFHVDLAVSERILPSLPAAVKGVAESGVRTPEDAARLRRAGAANLLVGEALVRAEDPAALLRALGEA
- a CDS encoding phosphoribosylanthranilate isomerase, which produces MALPPRVKICGVTRLEDALEAARLGADAIGFNFWPRSKRHLPPAAARALVARLPPFVTAVGVFVDPTREELLAAMAASGAQVAQLHGDEPPELLEGLPFPVVKAIRVGGPEALDQLARYPGAAGFLLDSASPGYGGSGVAFDWALAARAVERTAVVLAGGLTPANVADAIRAVRPWAVDVASGVEAAPGVKDRQLMARFVRAAKETT